From a single Adhaeribacter swui genomic region:
- a CDS encoding calcineurin-like phosphoesterase C-terminal domain-containing protein has product MFRRNFLKSLGLVGATTALPVTNLLAAPPLTATIQGKVHENGKGIAKVVVSDGFNVTQTDSKGNYRLSPHSNAEFVFISLPSGYQIPHEKGIARFYQPLPKQTQNVDFNLVQSKQDDTKHAFILWADPQIRKEEDAQKLVTQSAPDTAAVVKSLGNVPVHGIGCGDLIFDKFELFTDYMKAVEITGAPFFQVIGNHDMDYSARTDDQSQKKFKSLFGPTYYSFNKGKIHYVVLDDVFFLGAGHRYIGYLTENQLNWLEQDLKFVTPGSTVVVSLHIPTNNRSQKRNNAKEEPIGGVVSNRDHLYKLLQPFKTHILSGHTHYSETWEKDNIMEHNHGTVCGAWWSGDICQDGTPNGYGVYEVNGDELSWYYKGTGQERNYQLRIYPKGSATDRPNDVIVNVWNWDAKWQVEWYEDGVKKGPMTQFTGYDPLAVQQQLGDKLPVKQEGIEPVLTDHLFAAQPSANAKEIKVEVTDRFQNKYSETITLKV; this is encoded by the coding sequence ATGTTCAGACGAAATTTTTTAAAAAGCTTAGGTTTAGTAGGTGCTACCACCGCATTGCCCGTTACCAACTTATTGGCTGCTCCGCCACTAACTGCCACCATTCAGGGTAAAGTGCACGAAAACGGAAAAGGCATTGCTAAAGTAGTGGTAAGCGATGGTTTTAATGTTACTCAAACCGACAGCAAAGGCAATTACCGTTTATCGCCGCATTCCAACGCCGAATTTGTTTTTATTTCTTTGCCTTCGGGTTACCAGATTCCGCACGAAAAAGGCATTGCCCGGTTTTATCAACCCCTTCCGAAACAAACGCAAAATGTGGATTTTAACTTGGTTCAGAGCAAGCAGGATGACACAAAACATGCCTTTATACTGTGGGCCGATCCGCAAATAAGAAAAGAAGAAGATGCCCAGAAGCTCGTAACCCAATCGGCGCCAGATACGGCGGCGGTGGTTAAGTCGCTGGGTAATGTGCCGGTGCATGGCATTGGCTGCGGCGACCTGATATTCGATAAATTTGAATTATTTACGGATTACATGAAAGCCGTAGAAATTACCGGGGCACCTTTTTTTCAGGTAATCGGCAACCACGACATGGATTACTCGGCCCGCACCGACGATCAATCGCAGAAAAAATTTAAATCTTTATTTGGGCCAACGTATTACTCGTTTAACAAGGGCAAAATTCATTATGTAGTTCTCGATGATGTATTCTTTCTGGGTGCCGGGCACCGGTATATTGGTTACCTCACCGAAAATCAGTTAAACTGGCTGGAGCAGGATTTAAAATTCGTAACGCCGGGCAGCACCGTGGTGGTTTCATTGCATATCCCTACTAATAACCGGTCGCAGAAAAGAAACAATGCCAAAGAAGAACCTATTGGTGGCGTAGTTAGCAACCGCGACCATTTGTATAAATTACTGCAACCGTTTAAAACCCACATTCTGTCGGGCCACACCCATTATAGCGAAACCTGGGAAAAAGATAATATAATGGAGCATAACCACGGCACGGTGTGCGGCGCCTGGTGGAGCGGTGATATTTGTCAGGATGGCACACCCAACGGCTACGGCGTATACGAAGTAAACGGCGACGAACTAAGCTGGTATTATAAAGGTACCGGGCAAGAACGGAATTACCAGTTGCGTATATACCCCAAAGGCAGCGCCACCGACCGGCCGAACGATGTAATTGTGAACGTCTGGAACTGGGATGCGAAATGGCAGGTAGAGTGGTACGAAGACGGCGTTAAAAAAGGCCCGATGACTCAGTTTACCGGTTATGACCCTTTAGCAGTGCAGCAACAACTAGGCGATA
- a CDS encoding hybrid sensor histidine kinase/response regulator transcription factor, with product MNFKFFLFFLLGLISFQPIMAQPGQYKFTRIANDKGLSNNQINCILEDSQGFLWFGTMTGLNRYDGTTFKTFRHDSRDKTTLPNNYILSIYEGPEQTIWVNTRAGLSIYNPVTESFEPNLRRWMQKYALPDSAITKVVKDLAGNFWFVHNTQGLYQYNPKNKQTQTFTNQANAQSALHSSQLSDLIQDNKGNFWVIYRDGMLEKRSSSNWALLYSSHYVRPATAGTEQNFKLFADDAGDIWIYQEEVPLGVIYLNSKNLKFSRYHRQSQSLPLNNDLVRSIVQEQNGKIWIGTDHGGVNVIDKKKNTIEYLLQNLDEEQSISQNSIYALYRDKANIIWIGTYKAGISYYHPNSNKFPVYRYQAANPASLPYNDVNRFVEDAQGNIYIGTNGAGLLYFNRATNRFTQFTHNPHDKNSLSNNVIVGMHLDKQQNLWLGTYYGGLNKFDGKTFTHYQHQADDPHSLADDRVWEIYEDSKNNLWVGTLGGGLDLLDRQTGKFQHCRANAPGSIHSDYIFSITEDKVGNLWVGTAYGVDKKDHRTGKFTHYVNNNNNPQGLSSNNVVTVKEDSRGLIWIGTNEGLNILDPLKNKIYSFRQENGLPDNAIQGIVEDDQQTMWLSTQNGISNVKVCKATTNAGYTLQFKNYDVSDGLQDKAFNDNAFLKTRSGDLLFGGSNGFNLFHPGKLGVNKQAPAVVLTSFQLFNQPVKPGATVHDRVLLTKAINQLPEITLHHHENMFTIGFAALNFLQPEKNQYAYQLEGFNEQWLTVDNKLHRVTFTNLDPGTYTFRVKATNNDGLWNPKGAALKITILPPFWKTNLALGIYILLIILALWLARQIVLGQERLKYKLAQERLEGQRRHELDMLKIRFFTNISHEFRTPLTLILSPLEKLLKENSSPGEPNKQLQLIYRNARRLLNLVNQLLDFRKMEVQEIALHPTPVDVIPFIRDIVYSFSDISENKNIQLTFQATVAHLQTHLDQDKLEKILFNLLSNAFKFTPEGGKVSIEVTVADFTTDVERKNLVIQVKDTGIGIPAEDQEKVFQRFFQSDLPGSIINQGSGIGLAITKEFVKLHHGQITMQSLPGQGTCFTIMLPVVQEEVILPEISPAASEVRVLSALASANQTTFKNENNRKKPVVLLVEDNEDFRFYLKDNLRVFYRVEEATNGKQGWNQAVSLLPDLIVSDVIMPEMDGMALSRKLKKDSRTAHIPVILLTANATEEQRLLGYETGASDYITKPFNFEILLSRIKNLMGQQAAFRTALEHKLEVKPQDIAITPLDEKLIQKAVAFTEKNIANPDFSVEELSRELGMSRVYLYKKLTAITGKTPLEFIRTVRLKRAAQLLSQSQLTVAEVAYEVGFNNPKYFTKYFKQEFNELPSAFAAGKRVKV from the coding sequence ATGAATTTTAAATTTTTTCTGTTTTTTCTACTTGGTTTAATCTCTTTCCAGCCTATAATGGCGCAACCCGGCCAGTATAAATTTACCCGGATTGCCAACGATAAAGGTTTAAGCAATAATCAGATTAATTGTATTTTAGAAGACAGCCAGGGCTTTTTGTGGTTCGGTACCATGACCGGTTTAAACCGGTACGATGGAACTACTTTTAAGACATTTCGCCACGATAGCCGGGATAAAACAACCCTGCCTAATAATTACATCCTTTCGATTTATGAAGGGCCGGAGCAAACTATTTGGGTAAATACTAGGGCGGGTTTAAGTATTTATAATCCCGTAACCGAATCGTTTGAACCTAACCTGCGCCGCTGGATGCAAAAATACGCCCTACCCGATTCGGCGATTACGAAAGTAGTAAAAGATCTGGCGGGTAATTTTTGGTTTGTGCACAATACGCAAGGCTTGTACCAATACAATCCTAAAAATAAGCAAACCCAGACTTTTACCAATCAGGCAAACGCGCAATCGGCATTGCACTCCTCCCAGTTATCCGATTTAATTCAGGACAATAAAGGAAATTTCTGGGTAATTTACCGCGATGGTATGCTGGAAAAACGAAGTAGCTCCAATTGGGCATTGCTTTACTCTTCGCACTACGTGCGGCCCGCTACCGCCGGAACAGAACAAAACTTTAAGCTTTTCGCCGACGATGCGGGCGATATTTGGATTTACCAGGAAGAAGTACCCCTGGGAGTTATTTACTTAAATTCTAAAAATTTAAAATTTAGCCGTTACCATCGGCAATCGCAAAGCCTACCTTTAAATAATGACCTGGTGCGCAGCATTGTGCAGGAGCAAAATGGCAAAATCTGGATTGGTACTGATCATGGTGGCGTAAACGTGATTGACAAGAAAAAAAATACAATTGAGTACCTGCTGCAAAACCTGGACGAAGAACAAAGTATCAGCCAGAATAGCATTTATGCTTTGTACCGCGACAAGGCCAATATTATCTGGATTGGTACTTACAAGGCCGGCATTAGTTACTATCATCCCAACAGCAATAAGTTTCCGGTTTACCGGTATCAGGCAGCAAACCCGGCCAGTTTACCTTACAACGATGTGAACCGGTTTGTAGAAGATGCTCAAGGCAATATTTACATTGGCACCAACGGGGCCGGCTTGCTTTATTTTAACCGGGCCACCAACCGTTTTACGCAGTTTACGCATAACCCGCACGATAAAAATAGTTTAAGCAATAACGTAATTGTAGGCATGCACCTGGATAAGCAGCAAAACTTGTGGTTGGGTACTTATTACGGCGGTTTAAATAAGTTTGATGGTAAAACTTTCACCCATTACCAGCATCAGGCCGATGACCCGCATAGCTTAGCCGACGACCGGGTTTGGGAAATCTACGAAGATTCTAAGAATAATTTGTGGGTAGGTACTTTGGGCGGCGGCCTGGACTTACTGGACCGGCAAACCGGGAAATTTCAACATTGCCGGGCTAACGCGCCGGGTTCAATCCATTCGGATTATATTTTTTCTATTACCGAAGATAAAGTTGGCAATTTATGGGTGGGCACCGCTTACGGAGTAGATAAAAAAGACCATCGAACGGGCAAGTTTACTCACTACGTAAATAATAACAACAACCCCCAGGGCTTAAGCAGCAACAATGTTGTTACGGTTAAAGAAGATAGCCGCGGCTTAATCTGGATTGGCACGAACGAAGGATTAAATATTCTGGACCCGCTTAAAAATAAGATTTACAGTTTCCGCCAGGAAAACGGATTGCCCGATAATGCCATCCAGGGTATAGTAGAAGACGATCAGCAAACCATGTGGCTTTCCACGCAGAACGGTATCTCTAACGTAAAAGTCTGTAAAGCAACAACCAACGCAGGCTACACCCTCCAATTTAAAAATTACGATGTTTCGGATGGCTTGCAGGACAAAGCTTTTAACGACAACGCTTTTCTGAAAACCAGGTCCGGCGATTTACTTTTTGGTGGTAGTAACGGTTTTAACCTATTTCATCCGGGTAAGCTGGGAGTAAACAAACAAGCACCGGCCGTGGTTTTAACCAGTTTTCAGTTGTTTAATCAACCAGTAAAGCCCGGCGCTACAGTTCATGACCGGGTACTTTTAACCAAGGCCATAAACCAACTGCCCGAAATAACCTTGCATCATCACGAGAATATGTTTACCATTGGTTTTGCGGCTTTAAACTTTTTGCAACCCGAAAAAAATCAATATGCTTACCAACTAGAAGGTTTTAATGAGCAATGGTTAACCGTAGATAATAAATTGCACCGGGTTACTTTTACCAACCTGGATCCTGGTACCTATACTTTCCGGGTTAAAGCTACGAACAACGATGGCCTCTGGAACCCCAAAGGCGCGGCTTTAAAAATTACGATTCTGCCCCCGTTCTGGAAAACCAACCTGGCACTGGGGATATATATATTGCTGATAATATTGGCTTTGTGGCTGGCCCGGCAAATAGTACTGGGACAAGAAAGGCTGAAGTACAAATTAGCCCAGGAGCGCTTAGAAGGCCAGCGCCGCCATGAACTGGATATGCTTAAAATTCGGTTTTTTACCAATATCAGCCACGAGTTTCGCACGCCGCTTACTTTAATTTTATCACCTTTAGAAAAATTACTAAAAGAAAATAGTAGCCCGGGCGAGCCAAACAAACAATTACAACTTATTTACCGCAATGCCCGCCGGTTGTTAAATTTAGTTAATCAATTGCTCGATTTCCGGAAAATGGAAGTTCAGGAAATTGCCTTACATCCTACGCCGGTAGATGTTATTCCTTTTATCCGCGATATTGTTTATTCTTTCTCGGACATTTCAGAAAATAAGAATATTCAACTCACTTTTCAGGCTACGGTAGCGCACCTGCAAACCCATCTGGACCAGGATAAACTAGAGAAAATACTGTTTAACTTGCTTTCTAATGCCTTTAAGTTTACCCCTGAAGGCGGCAAAGTTTCGATAGAAGTAACGGTAGCCGATTTTACTACCGATGTAGAACGCAAAAATCTGGTTATACAGGTAAAAGATACCGGTATTGGAATTCCGGCAGAAGATCAGGAAAAAGTATTTCAGCGCTTTTTTCAAAGCGATTTACCGGGTTCTATCATTAATCAGGGCAGTGGCATTGGTTTGGCCATTACCAAAGAATTCGTGAAACTGCACCACGGCCAGATTACCATGCAAAGCTTGCCCGGCCAGGGAACCTGTTTTACCATTATGTTGCCAGTAGTACAGGAAGAAGTAATTTTACCCGAAATTAGCCCGGCCGCCAGCGAGGTTCGGGTTTTAAGCGCCCTGGCATCAGCAAATCAAACAACTTTTAAAAATGAAAATAACCGGAAAAAACCGGTGGTACTACTTGTAGAGGATAACGAAGATTTCCGGTTTTACCTAAAAGATAATTTGCGGGTTTTTTACCGGGTAGAAGAAGCAACAAACGGCAAACAAGGCTGGAACCAGGCTGTTTCGCTGCTCCCGGATTTAATTGTGAGTGATGTAATAATGCCCGAAATGGATGGCATGGCTTTAAGCCGGAAATTAAAAAAAGATTCCCGCACAGCCCATATTCCGGTTATACTTTTAACGGCCAACGCTACCGAAGAACAACGCCTGCTTGGCTACGAAACCGGTGCCAGCGACTACATAACCAAGCCATTTAATTTTGAAATTTTACTTTCCCGGATAAAGAATTTAATGGGGCAACAAGCGGCTTTTCGTACGGCTTTAGAGCATAAATTAGAAGTAAAACCTCAGGATATTGCCATTACGCCGCTCGACGAAAAACTGATTCAAAAAGCCGTGGCCTTTACCGAAAAGAATATTGCCAACCCCGATTTTTCGGTAGAAGAGCTTAGCCGCGAACTAGGCATGAGCCGGGTTTACCTGTATAAAAAACTAACGGCCATTACGGGCAAAACGCCCCTGGAATTTATCCGGACGGTACGTTTAAAACGAGCCGCGCAGCTTTTAAGCCAAAGCCAGCTTACCGTAGCCGAAGTAGCCTATGAAGTAGGATTTAACAATCCGAAATATTTTACTAAGTACTTTAAACAAGAGTTTAACGAGTTGCCCTCGGCATTTGCGGCGGGAAAACGCGTAAAAGTTTAA
- a CDS encoding GEVED domain-containing protein, whose amino-acid sequence MKKIYPCLFLLGCLLSSLSLQAQTAKNIYLGSVKEVKAAFKANNKARLTAATANNIRYVIPGQHPLLLSVKNAAKLAESELFTGSAGTGKNNSFFLKVSKNNLFGYVVLKDEKRAYQYTSTSTGAAYLQEVDIDKVICFDYEPFKSKTTTVPSQTAALAAAAIPDLQSFPGAKAVVYLDFDGGKEINPYWNDGKAIDAKPANLSQAEIVEVWKLISEDYRPFVINITTSKTVYKNAPANRRMRVIFTPTDVAYPGAGGVAWPTSFTWGDDTPCWVFNSGIKGAGEAGSHEIGHTLGLSHDGRTSPAEEYYEGQQSWAPIMGVGYYRSQVQWSKGEYAKANNKEDDLKIITTQNGFGYRTDDHGNSTANARPLVASSTGVVLASDNKGIITTQSDQDVFSFTVGSGSINLQVKPTSEYTNLDLLLTLKNSSGATVATVPYNSQDQVAELTPLLPAGTYYLYVAGVKGEQGANSDYSSLGEYAISGSLSATYCTPVVTGGCKSDYINDFRFNTLTNTNSGCNGQKNAYTAYAPTGSLTTQVYRGQTYTISMKGGAYYPEGFGVWIDYNNDNDFNDPDEFVYQSPNPEFGVTYNGKITIPKTATTGKRRMRVRAKYYEMVQKDEFCSPFEVGETEDYTITIANAVVATQWDLRYGGSGTEGLSETIKTTDGGYLLAGYSNSGISGDKSQAGRGNNDYWVIKIDAAGKKLWDQRYGGSGHDYLNRVIQTQDGGYLLAGSSESGLNGDKSQASRGGRDYWIVKISSSGAKQWDKRFGGSGYDELKKVIQLSSGEYVLGGFSDSPAGGDKSQGSQGGRDYWLVKVSNAGTKIWDKRYGGNLADVLENFALTSDGGFLLGGHLYPGKAAIKARPVEVEKISGSYGLMQKAINCGINGTGAAATTICILLAIYRTMNI is encoded by the coding sequence ATGAAAAAAATTTACCCTTGTTTATTCTTATTAGGTTGTCTTCTGAGCAGTTTGTCCTTGCAAGCTCAAACTGCTAAAAATATTTATCTAGGCTCGGTTAAGGAGGTAAAAGCGGCGTTTAAAGCTAATAATAAAGCCCGGCTTACCGCTGCTACTGCTAATAATATCCGCTATGTTATTCCTGGTCAACACCCCTTGCTCTTGTCGGTGAAAAACGCCGCCAAACTAGCTGAAAGTGAATTATTCACGGGCTCTGCAGGTACAGGTAAAAACAATAGTTTTTTTCTGAAAGTGAGTAAAAATAACTTATTCGGATATGTTGTTTTAAAAGATGAAAAAAGAGCTTACCAGTATACTTCCACTTCTACTGGCGCAGCTTATCTGCAAGAGGTAGATATAGATAAAGTTATTTGCTTTGACTACGAGCCTTTTAAAAGTAAAACTACCACGGTACCGAGCCAAACAGCTGCCCTTGCTGCTGCCGCTATTCCGGATTTGCAAAGTTTCCCTGGGGCCAAAGCGGTTGTTTACCTTGATTTTGATGGCGGTAAAGAAATTAATCCGTACTGGAACGATGGAAAAGCAATTGATGCTAAACCAGCTAATTTATCGCAGGCAGAAATAGTAGAAGTATGGAAGTTAATCAGCGAAGATTACCGGCCTTTTGTAATTAATATAACTACCAGTAAAACGGTGTATAAAAATGCCCCGGCTAACCGCCGCATGCGCGTTATTTTTACGCCTACCGATGTGGCCTATCCCGGGGCAGGTGGCGTAGCATGGCCAACTTCTTTTACCTGGGGCGATGATACTCCTTGCTGGGTTTTTAATAGTGGCATTAAAGGCGCCGGCGAAGCTGGTTCGCACGAAATTGGCCATACCTTAGGGCTAAGCCACGATGGCAGAACATCACCGGCAGAAGAGTATTACGAAGGACAACAGTCTTGGGCACCTATTATGGGTGTAGGCTATTACCGCAGCCAGGTGCAGTGGAGTAAAGGCGAGTACGCCAAGGCTAACAATAAGGAAGACGATTTAAAAATAATTACAACCCAAAACGGGTTTGGTTACCGCACCGACGATCATGGAAACTCTACTGCCAACGCCCGGCCATTGGTAGCATCCAGCACGGGAGTGGTGTTGGCCTCCGATAACAAAGGAATTATAACCACGCAATCCGACCAGGATGTTTTCTCGTTTACGGTAGGGAGTGGTTCTATCAACCTGCAGGTAAAACCCACATCCGAGTACACCAATTTAGATTTATTACTCACCCTTAAAAATAGCAGCGGCGCCACCGTAGCCACCGTGCCATACAACTCCCAGGACCAAGTGGCCGAATTAACGCCTTTACTCCCGGCGGGCACTTATTATTTGTATGTGGCGGGCGTTAAAGGCGAGCAAGGCGCTAATTCAGATTATAGTTCTTTAGGCGAATACGCTATTTCGGGTAGTTTGTCGGCTACCTATTGTACCCCGGTGGTAACGGGTGGGTGCAAAAGCGATTACATTAATGATTTCCGGTTTAATACCTTAACCAATACCAATTCAGGTTGTAACGGGCAAAAAAATGCTTATACTGCTTACGCACCAACCGGTTCTTTAACCACGCAGGTTTACCGGGGGCAAACGTACACCATCAGTATGAAAGGCGGGGCGTACTACCCCGAAGGTTTTGGGGTTTGGATTGATTACAACAACGATAACGACTTTAATGATCCGGATGAATTTGTATACCAATCTCCTAATCCAGAATTTGGCGTGACTTATAACGGCAAAATTACTATTCCGAAAACCGCCACTACCGGTAAGCGCCGGATGCGGGTACGGGCTAAATACTACGAAATGGTGCAGAAAGATGAGTTTTGCTCGCCATTTGAAGTAGGGGAAACCGAAGATTATACCATTACCATTGCCAATGCTGTGGTAGCTACCCAATGGGATTTACGGTATGGCGGCTCCGGTACCGAAGGGCTATCCGAAACTATTAAAACCACCGATGGCGGTTATTTATTGGCGGGCTATTCCAACTCTGGTATTAGTGGCGATAAAAGTCAGGCGGGTAGAGGCAACAACGACTATTGGGTGATTAAAATAGATGCTGCCGGTAAAAAACTCTGGGATCAGCGGTACGGCGGTAGCGGGCACGATTATTTAAATCGGGTTATTCAAACCCAAGATGGGGGGTATCTGCTGGCTGGTAGCTCCGAATCGGGATTAAACGGCGATAAAAGTCAGGCGAGCCGCGGTGGCCGCGATTACTGGATTGTAAAAATATCTAGTTCCGGGGCGAAGCAATGGGACAAACGCTTTGGCGGTAGCGGGTACGACGAACTGAAAAAAGTTATTCAACTTTCTTCGGGTGAGTATGTGCTGGGTGGTTTCAGCGATTCGCCGGCTGGGGGCGATAAAAGCCAGGGAAGCCAAGGTGGTCGCGATTACTGGTTGGTTAAAGTGAGTAACGCGGGTACTAAAATCTGGGATAAGCGGTACGGCGGTAACTTAGCGGATGTTCTGGAAAACTTTGCGCTGACCAGCGACGGGGGATTTCTGCTAGGGGGGCATCTTTATCCGGGCAAAGCGGCAATAAAAGCCAGGCCGGTAGAGGTGGAGAAGATTTCTGGCTCGTACGGACTGATGCAAAAGGCAATCAATTGTGGGATAAACGGTACGGGGGCAGCCGCGACGACCATCTGTATTCTATTAGCAATTTACCGAACAATGAATATTTAA
- a CDS encoding T9SS type A sorting domain-containing protein, whose protein sequence is MWDKRYGGSRDDHLYSISNLPNNEYLIAGFSSSGKDGDKSQASQGGKDFWMVKVNSSGTKLWDKRLGGSGDEELRTVVRNSDGSLLLAGKSSSNASGDKSQSSQGNSDFWVVKTSSDGTKQWDRRFGGSGAEELRNVLVTADSDYLLCGRSESGISGDKTQNSYGNSDYWLIKMDAIMPNANSVAQNTGAAMPAAPVNKLGQIENAVVGLTAYPNPFADQLTVSFVPEQSGPVQVQLYNGLGRQVATLYQGEAVAGKHYTYTWQPSGQMSSGMYIVRVTTAGKSYQQKVILQQ, encoded by the coding sequence TTGTGGGATAAACGGTACGGGGGCAGCCGCGACGACCATCTGTATTCTATTAGCAATTTACCGAACAATGAATATTTAATAGCTGGTTTTAGCTCCTCCGGCAAAGACGGAGATAAGAGCCAGGCTTCGCAGGGAGGTAAAGATTTTTGGATGGTGAAGGTAAACAGCAGCGGAACGAAGCTGTGGGATAAACGCCTGGGTGGCAGTGGCGACGAAGAACTCCGGACGGTAGTTCGTAACTCCGACGGCAGCCTGTTGTTAGCCGGTAAATCTTCTTCGAATGCCAGCGGCGATAAAAGTCAGAGCAGCCAGGGAAATTCGGATTTCTGGGTCGTAAAAACAAGCAGCGATGGTACCAAGCAATGGGATAGACGTTTTGGTGGTAGCGGGGCCGAAGAGCTCCGGAATGTGCTGGTAACCGCCGACAGCGATTATTTATTATGTGGGCGCTCTGAATCAGGGATAAGTGGCGATAAAACACAAAACAGCTACGGCAACAGTGATTACTGGCTAATTAAAATGGATGCTATTATGCCAAACGCTAACAGCGTAGCGCAAAATACCGGAGCAGCCATGCCGGCGGCACCTGTAAACAAGCTTGGTCAGATAGAAAATGCCGTTGTTGGTTTAACCGCTTATCCAAACCCTTTTGCAGATCAATTAACCGTAAGCTTTGTTCCGGAGCAATCCGGGCCGGTTCAAGTGCAGTTGTATAATGGCCTTGGCCGGCAGGTAGCTACCCTGTACCAAGGCGAAGCTGTAGCTGGCAAGCACTACACCTACACCTGGCAACCTTCCGGGCAAATGAGTTCCGGAATGTATATTGTGCGGGTAACAACCGCTGGTAAAAGCTATCAGCAAAAAGTTATTCTGCAGCAATAA
- a CDS encoding alkaline phosphatase family protein, with amino-acid sequence MALLICTGPNTSNKAIAQNRQKKAVFIIVDGISADVLEKQNTPNLNKIAALGGYTRAYVGGQRGGYSETPTISAVGYNSLLTGTWVNKHNVWDNEISAPNYYYPTIFRLFKTQYPEKKTAVYSTWLDNRTKLIGEGLPQTRNLQLDYHIDGFELDTIQFPHDKEHNYIHQIDEHVANEAARYIRAEAPDLSWVYLEYPDDMGHRYGDDEKLYQAVEIADNQIGRIWQAIEHRQQNYPEDWLIVITTDHGRDAQGKHHGGQSDRERTTWITTNAKDLNAHFKQQPGIVDIMPSLARFLKISIPQQNEMEVDGVSFIGNVSIVKPTASVQNNKLDISWQILDPKGDVKIWVSTTNNYKTGGQDEYKLMKTVRVKDQKATINLTSRPSNFYKIVLEAPYNIANTWLIVK; translated from the coding sequence GTGGCACTCCTTATTTGTACGGGGCCCAATACCAGCAACAAGGCAATTGCCCAAAACCGCCAGAAGAAAGCGGTATTTATTATTGTGGATGGTATTTCGGCGGATGTGCTGGAAAAACAAAACACCCCTAATCTAAATAAAATTGCGGCTTTGGGCGGCTACACCCGAGCCTACGTGGGTGGCCAACGAGGCGGCTATTCCGAAACGCCTACTATATCCGCCGTAGGTTATAATAGTTTACTAACCGGCACCTGGGTAAACAAACATAATGTTTGGGACAATGAAATTTCGGCTCCTAACTACTATTATCCTACTATTTTCCGGTTATTCAAAACGCAGTACCCCGAGAAAAAGACCGCTGTTTATTCTACCTGGCTCGATAACCGCACTAAATTAATCGGCGAAGGCTTGCCCCAAACGCGAAATTTGCAATTAGATTATCACATCGATGGCTTTGAGCTGGATACAATTCAATTTCCGCACGATAAAGAACACAACTACATCCACCAGATTGATGAACATGTAGCCAACGAAGCCGCCCGTTATATTCGCGCTGAAGCCCCGGACTTATCCTGGGTGTACCTGGAGTATCCCGACGATATGGGCCACCGCTACGGCGACGATGAAAAATTATACCAGGCTGTTGAAATAGCCGATAACCAGATCGGGCGCATTTGGCAGGCCATTGAACACCGCCAGCAAAACTACCCCGAAGATTGGCTCATCGTAATTACCACCGACCACGGCCGCGATGCCCAGGGCAAGCACCACGGCGGGCAATCAGACCGCGAACGTACCACCTGGATCACCACCAACGCCAAAGATTTAAACGCGCACTTTAAGCAGCAACCCGGTATTGTAGATATTATGCCTAGCCTGGCCCGTTTTTTAAAAATTTCTATTCCCCAACAAAATGAAATGGAAGTAGATGGCGTCTCTTTTATTGGTAATGTTTCTATTGTCAAACCCACTGCTTCAGTGCAAAATAATAAACTGGATATAAGCTGGCAGATTTTGGACCCAAAGGGAGATGTTAAAATTTGGGTAAGCACCACTAACAACTATAAAACCGGGGGCCAAGATGAATATAAGCTTATGAAAACAGTTCGCGTAAAAGACCAGAAAGCCACCATTAACTTAACTTCTAGGCCATCTAATTTTTACAAAATAGTACTGGAAGCCCCGTATAACATAGCTAATACCTGGCTGATAGTTAAATAA